The sequence CAACGCGATTGGGCGCGCAGTCGGTGTACGGTCGGACCGGGCAGCCCGCCGAACACTTGCCGCACTGATAACACTGCGCGGGGTCCTGCCCCGTCATCGCGGCGATGGTGTCCGCGAGTGTGTTGCTTGAATGTGAGTGCATGGAGAATGTTTCCTGGAGGAAGAGAATCGGACTCGTGTGTCAGAAATACACGAACACGCCGCGGCTGCGATGCAACCGGGCGTGCGAGTGTGCTTCCATCGATGTGGAAGATGAAACGAAATACTCTGCGGGGAGGAACAGCGAAAGGGAAAGGAGGTGCGGTTGAAACAAGGTGCGTGCTACGACGATGTGATGGAACACCAACATCTGATAGCAACAAATTTCACGTATCAACCACTAAGAAACAAGAAAAAAAGAAAAACCCACCGAAATATCCGCCCATATTCGGACAAATACGATCTCACCAAGCCGATAATAGACAGATAATGCACGTTTGTTGTAAAAGTCCACACTAACAAAAACACAACCGCTTCTTCCGAATTTTCCACGGAAGGTGTACTCATAAAAGTGCTGTCCCGTCGTGCTTTCCCGCTTCGCGGGACTCAGCGTGACACTATTTCGTTGTTCCGCTCCCGCTGTCCCGCTCTCCCGCTGTCGCACCACAGAGTGTTGCACGAAGAAAACAGCACACAGGAGGAACGGAGGAAACGGAGGTTTTTTCTTGCGGCCTTCGGCCGCTCTCCCGCTGTCCCGCTGTCCGGTGTCCCGTCGCGCTTCGACAAGCTCAGCGAGACACTATTGCGTTGTCCCGCTGTCCCGCTCTCCCGCTGTCCCGCTCTCCCGTTCCCTATCCGCGCGACGCGGAAGAAGTATGATCGGCAACAATCTTCCATCCCGTCTCTGTGCGACGGACGAGAAGCGTGAACAGTCCCTACGGCGTGTCGGTGCTGCGTCGCAGTATCCACTTGCCAAAAACCAGCGCCGCTTCGTCGTTCAGTATCTTGATGTCGATGTCGGTATAGACAAGGGTGCCCATGGTCTCGGCATCGGGATACGCCCGTTTCATGCGGTCGCGGACCGTCTTCCAGCCGAAGGTTACCGTCCCTCCCGATGCAAAACGTACAGAATCCGATTCCTCATAGACACGCATGTATCCGTCGAGATCCGCATTATTCCACGCGTCGGCTTGTTTTGTGAGCGTCTCGGTGATTTCCTGCCGTATGGCGGATTCGTCAATCGTGGAACAGGAGGCGCAGAAAAGGACGAAAAACAGCGGAGCGGCGGTGACAAGGCGAGACTTCATGGCGGTGCTTTTTTGTGCGAATCGTCCGCGCCCGAGCGCGGCGGAGTGAGCAAACATTGGTTTTTCGCCCGTTCTAAACAAATCGGACGAGAAAATTCTTTTCATTTTCGCTTTTTTTTGTTGCCTTTGCCTGAAAATCCGTGTAAGTTATCGCTGCATAATTCACCAACGTGGTTCATGTTTTCCGCTGTTAGTTTGATGGTTCGATTGAGGGTTGATGACGCTGGACTCCAGTGCTGTGGTACCCGTGTCACATCAACACACACAGCGCGGCAGGGTACGCGCTGATAGCGCATACCGGGTCCGCGACACTGGAAAACACTGCTCCTCTATGTAACACTCAATCGAAGGATGACAGTCATGGAAAAAGGTACTGTCAAGTGGTTCAACGAGACCAAGGGTTTCGGATTTATTCAGCGTGAGTCGGGTGACGATGTGTTCGTTCACTATCGCTCGATCAACGGCAAGGGCTTCCGCAAGCTGAACGGCGGCGACATGGTCGAGTTCGAAGTGGAAGAAGGTCCGAAGGGTCTCCAGGCGGTCAACGTCACAAAGATCTAACCCGGCACACACCGCAAACGATTGCATAGAACCAACGCCCCGCGGCACACTCCGCGGGGCGTTTCTTTTTTCCCACGCCCGAAAAAAAACGCGCGACCCGAAGGCCGCGCGTTCTGTATCGAAGGATGTACGCGGTGTGCGCCGGGGAATCAGCGCACGATGTTGAACGGACGCGTCAATGTGACCGCGCCTGCGCGCAGCGTAACGTAGTACGCGCCCGCGGGCAGGGCCGCCGTCTCGAACATCGCGCGGTGTGTGCCCGCTTCAACGCTGTTGTTGATGACGGTCGACACCGTGCGGCCGGCCGCGTCGCTGATCGTCACAAGAAGTTGTGACGCGGAGGGGACGGTGTAATCGAAGGACGCCGCGGCACTCGAAACAGAGACGGGATTCGGGTACACACTCGAAAGCGTAAAGCCCTGCTCCGACACGAGACCTTCCACACCCACCGGATCAGACACGTCGATGGTGAAGGCCTGGTCGGCCTTGCCCACAGGATTCGTAGCGGTGACGGTCACGTTGTGCCGGCCCTTCTGCCCTGTTACCGGAGTCCACGTGATCAGTCCGGTTGTGGGATTGACTATCAAACCCGTGGGCGCCACGGTCATGCTGAATGTGGGTGCGGGCTCGGCCTCGGCCGTCACCTGATAGCTGTACGGCTTGCCGATAGTGGCGGTGAAGACTTCCGTGCTGGTGATGCGCGGGCTTGCTTGGACAAAAAGGGCGTACGGGAATTCGACGCTACCGGCGGAATTACGCGCTTCGAGCGTGACGGCATTGCTGCCCCTGTCGTCTCGTGCCGGACTCCATGTAATGATGCCCAACACCGAATCTACACGCATGGTCGGCGGCCCGGATTTGAGGAAGAACCTTGGTGCGGGTGTGCCTGACGCGGTGATCGTGTCACGGAAGAGCTGTCCGGCAACGGCGATTATCCGCGGTGAGCGGGTGAACACCGGCAGTATCGCCCCGCTGCCTACGGTGATCTTATACGTCTGCTCGTCTATACCGAGGCGGTTTTCCGCGCGGACCTTCACGTCCACCTGCCCCTCCGCCGTCGGGGTCCACGTGATAATCCCCGAGTTGGCATCGATCTTCATCGAAGGCGGAAACACTTGCAGCGAATACGTCGCCTGCGGATTGCCGAGCGACGACACCTGGTACGTGTACGGAACGTTCACCGTGGCGGCGGTACGCGCCTGCGAGGTGATCTGCGGGCCGTATGCCACGGACTCGATCTTGAGTGTGAAACTCTGCACATCACTGCCCACATCGTTTGTGGCGGTAATGCCCACGATGTGTTCGCCTACCTGCTGCGCTGTGGGCACCAGGGTCACCTGACCCGTCAGCGGATCGATGGTGATACCCTGCAGCGATGCCTGCAATTTGAATGTCGGATCCGGACCGCCCGTCGCCGTCACATTATAAAAGTACGGTTCACCGGTGAGGGCCATACGTTTCGGGTACGACGTGATTTTCGGCGCGGTCGGATCGGCGACAACGATGGTGTAGCTCTGCCTGTCCGTTCCGTTTGTATTCATCGCCTCGATGGTCACCGACTGATTCCCCTTGTCGGATGCGCCCGGGGTCCAGCGAATCGCTCCCGTGTTATGATCGATCGTCATCGACTGCGGACCTGTGACGATGCGGTACGTGGGCCGCGGATTACCCGACGCGTGCAGATCGTAGCGGTATTCCAGACCGACAAAACCCTTGGTCTTCGCCGCGGTCACAATCTTCGGCCACGGATTCGACGTGGCTGTGTCGGCGAACGCGGTCATATACAGATACGAGAAAATCGGTTTCTGCGTGCCGGACTCGACAAGTGTGCTGTCGAGTGTAGCAAGCTGCAGATCGCCGCCCGAGGTGTTCAGCATGATCACACGCGTTTTCTCGAGCGTGCGCGCAGGCAGTTCGTGGAAGTCGCCCGCGACGGTCACCGTGTTGTTGGTGCCGCCCGTGAGCGTAAATTCGACGGAGATAAAAAATTCCTTCGGAACAGTTTTGCCGTTGAAGACGATGGTGTTCCAGGCATTCTGCGCGATGGCCGTCGAGGGGATGAACAGCGAATCGATGGCTGGTGAGAACTGCGGCACATAAAAAGTGGACGAACCAAAATTCGCCGGCACCGCGGGATATACACGGAACGACACCGATCCCGGCGTCAGCGCCGAAATAAACACCTGCATGGAATCGAGGAAGCCCGCGTTGTTCGGCAGCGTGAAGCGCTGGAACAG comes from Ignavibacteriota bacterium and encodes:
- a CDS encoding cold-shock protein, with protein sequence MEKGTVKWFNETKGFGFIQRESGDDVFVHYRSINGKGFRKLNGGDMVEFEVEEGPKGLQAVNVTKI
- a CDS encoding DUF4440 domain-containing protein, which encodes MKSRLVTAAPLFFVLFCASCSTIDESAIRQEITETLTKQADAWNNADLDGYMRVYEESDSVRFASGGTVTFGWKTVRDRMKRAYPDAETMGTLVYTDIDIKILNDEAALVFGKWILRRSTDTP
- a CDS encoding putative Ig domain-containing protein, with the translated sequence MKRSYLLLVVFLLASAAYAQVRIENSVATVPTAVPAASPLTRMAAPLGTQPPAPAAGTTVAMKYHDITLPRFNWQMPRDYGSFMNLMLFQRFTLPNNAGFLDSMQVFISALTPGSVSFRVYPAVPANFGSSTFYVPQFSPAIDSLFIPSTAIAQNAWNTIVFNGKTVPKEFFISVEFTLTGGTNNTVTVAGDFHELPARTLEKTRVIMLNTSGGDLQLATLDSTLVESGTQKPIFSYLYMTAFADTATSNPWPKIVTAAKTKGFVGLEYRYDLHASGNPRPTYRIVTGPQSMTIDHNTGAIRWTPGASDKGNQSVTIEAMNTNGTDRQSYTIVVADPTAPKITSYPKRMALTGEPYFYNVTATGGPDPTFKLQASLQGITIDPLTGQVTLVPTAQQVGEHIVGITATNDVGSDVQSFTLKIESVAYGPQITSQARTAATVNVPYTYQVSSLGNPQATYSLQVFPPSMKIDANSGIITWTPTAEGQVDVKVRAENRLGIDEQTYKITVGSGAILPVFTRSPRIIAVAGQLFRDTITASGTPAPRFFLKSGPPTMRVDSVLGIITWSPARDDRGSNAVTLEARNSAGSVEFPYALFVQASPRITSTEVFTATIGKPYSYQVTAEAEPAPTFSMTVAPTGLIVNPTTGLITWTPVTGQKGRHNVTVTATNPVGKADQAFTIDVSDPVGVEGLVSEQGFTLSSVYPNPVSVSSAAASFDYTVPSASQLLVTISDAAGRTVSTVINNSVEAGTHRAMFETAALPAGAYYVTLRAGAVTLTRPFNIVR